The following are from one region of the Tenacibaculum dicentrarchi genome:
- the ytxJ gene encoding bacillithiol system redox-active protein YtxJ, whose amino-acid sequence MGILNTIFGSTKDTNNSEDKTFIDWIPLIALSQLEDIKKQSQKEPIAIFKHSTRCSISSVAKSRFEKSFDESLKDFKVYYLDLISYREISNEIAIQFQVEHQSPQLLIIQKKAVVAHASHYEIAQIDLTKF is encoded by the coding sequence ATGGGAATACTTAACACAATCTTTGGCAGTACTAAAGATACGAATAATTCAGAGGATAAAACATTTATTGATTGGATTCCGTTAATAGCATTATCGCAACTAGAAGACATAAAAAAACAATCACAAAAAGAACCGATTGCTATTTTTAAACATTCCACAAGATGTAGTATAAGTAGTGTTGCAAAAAGTCGTTTTGAAAAGAGTTTTGATGAATCTTTAAAAGATTTTAAAGTCTATTACCTTGATTTAATTTCTTATAGAGAAATTTCGAACGAAATAGCCATTCAATTTCAGGTAGAACATCAATCACCTCAACTCTTAATTATTCAAAAAAAAGCAGTCGTAGCCCATGCTTCTCATTATGAAATTGCTCAAATCGATTTGACAAAATTCTAA
- a CDS encoding DEAD/DEAH box helicase, giving the protein MSNENTPTQETKGKNLYDYQKEALFKIFKCFETAPENFHLLYQLPTGGGKTVIFSEITRQFIKHYQKKVLIMTHRIELCKQTAKMLGEFGVENKIIDSKADLDDQNKYDCFVAMVETLNNRLNDEMLDISDVGLVIIDEAHYNSFTKLFKFFDKSFVLGVTATPLSSNIKLPMKDNYDDLIAGESIGTLIQNEYLARANVFSYNVGLTSLEIGANGDYTVKSSEDLYTNTDMLSKLLQAYEERAKGTKTLIFNNGINTSLHVYDTFKKAGYPIAHLDNTNTKKERDSILKWFHETPNAIITSVSILTTGFDEPSVKSIILNRATKSLTLYYQMIGRGSRIFKGKSTFNVIDLGNNFHRFGPWGADLDWHKMFRAPNFYLDNLLSDEEIESEFRYELPTNIREEFSKTEDVYFDVKKVYIETIQAGQSSKKVLEKSIEHHAKICIENSEDVFDALILAKKLGGEIDDRIHRYSKCICKSTHNFIDWLRDDYRKKLNAYLRANFDTVYEDIFGHPPIEEEEEDDEDEE; this is encoded by the coding sequence TTGAGCAACGAAAACACACCTACACAAGAGACCAAAGGAAAAAACTTATACGATTATCAAAAAGAAGCACTCTTTAAAATATTCAAATGTTTTGAAACTGCTCCTGAAAATTTTCATTTATTATATCAACTGCCAACAGGTGGGGGTAAAACAGTAATATTTTCAGAAATTACCCGTCAGTTTATAAAACATTATCAGAAAAAAGTACTGATAATGACGCACCGAATCGAATTATGCAAGCAAACTGCAAAAATGCTTGGAGAGTTTGGGGTAGAAAATAAAATTATCGACAGTAAGGCCGATTTAGATGACCAGAATAAATACGATTGTTTCGTTGCAATGGTAGAAACGTTAAACAATCGTTTAAATGACGAAATGTTAGATATTTCTGATGTAGGCTTGGTTATTATTGATGAAGCACATTATAATTCATTTACCAAATTATTTAAGTTTTTTGATAAATCGTTTGTTTTAGGAGTTACCGCAACACCTTTGAGTTCGAATATCAAATTACCAATGAAAGACAATTATGATGATTTAATTGCCGGTGAAAGTATTGGAACTTTAATTCAAAATGAATATTTAGCAAGAGCAAATGTTTTTTCTTATAATGTTGGTTTAACATCTTTAGAAATAGGAGCAAACGGAGATTATACTGTAAAATCATCGGAAGATTTATATACGAATACCGATATGCTATCAAAGCTTTTACAGGCTTATGAAGAGCGTGCAAAAGGTACAAAAACGTTGATTTTTAATAACGGAATTAACACTTCGCTACATGTATATGATACCTTTAAAAAAGCAGGATACCCGATTGCACACCTAGACAATACGAACACCAAAAAAGAACGTGATAGTATTTTAAAATGGTTTCACGAAACACCAAATGCTATTATTACTTCGGTAAGTATTTTAACCACTGGTTTCGATGAGCCTTCGGTAAAATCTATTATTTTAAATAGGGCTACAAAATCATTAACATTGTATTATCAGATGATTGGTAGGGGTTCTCGTATTTTTAAAGGGAAATCTACATTTAATGTGATTGATTTAGGAAACAACTTTCATCGTTTTGGTCCTTGGGGAGCTGATTTAGATTGGCACAAAATGTTTAGAGCGCCTAATTTCTATTTAGATAATTTATTATCTGATGAAGAAATAGAAAGTGAATTTCGATACGAATTACCAACAAATATTAGAGAGGAATTTTCAAAAACTGAAGATGTCTATTTTGATGTAAAAAAGGTATATATTGAAACAATTCAAGCAGGACAATCGTCTAAAAAAGTGTTGGAAAAATCAATAGAACATCATGCGAAAATTTGCATCGAAAATAGTGAAGATGTTTTTGATGCCTTAATTTTAGCTAAAAAATTAGGGGGTGAAATTGATGATAGAATCCACCGATATTCTAAATGTATTTGTAAATCTACCCATAATTTTATCGATTGGCTTAGAGATGATTATCGAAAGAAATTAAATGCGTATTTACGTGCTAATTTTGATACCGTTTATGAAGATATTTTTGGTCATCCACCAATTGAAGAAGAAGAGGAAGACGACGAGGACGAAGAATAA
- the fahA gene encoding fumarylacetoacetase: MKITANNPNRKSWLPVEQDSDFPIQNIPFGVFITKDDIVTIGTRIGNFAIDLGALHQLGYFENIPLTDDIFLQDTLNDFIADGRKTWRLVRNKIADIFDLNNDDLFKNEEHKESIIFKIEDVEMQLPVSVGDYTDFYASKEHATNVGSLFRDPENALLPNWLHIPIGYHGRSSSIIPSGTPVRRPVGQQKPSEGSTTPNFGASKLLDFELEMAFITTVANDLGDRIPIQDADEYIFGLVLFNDWSARDIQAWEYVPLGPFLGKSFASTISPWIVTLDALAPFRVDNPKKVHEPLPYLKKEGKDSFDINLQMAIQPEGKEETVVCNSNFKYMYWTMAQQLAHHTINGCPINAGDMMGSGTISGPTKDSFGSMLELTWRGQNPLKMNDGSHRKFINDHDTVIMRGYSKNDEVRIGFGECIGKVLPAIEF; the protein is encoded by the coding sequence ATGAAAATAACAGCAAATAATCCGAATAGAAAATCTTGGTTACCTGTTGAGCAGGATTCAGATTTCCCTATACAAAACATTCCCTTTGGAGTCTTTATAACTAAAGATGATATTGTTACTATTGGTACTCGAATTGGTAATTTTGCCATTGATCTAGGGGCATTGCATCAATTAGGATATTTTGAAAATATCCCTTTAACAGATGATATATTCTTACAAGACACCTTAAACGATTTTATTGCCGATGGACGTAAAACTTGGCGTTTGGTTCGTAATAAAATTGCAGATATTTTTGACTTAAATAATGATGATTTATTTAAAAATGAGGAACATAAAGAGAGTATTATTTTTAAAATAGAAGATGTTGAAATGCAACTTCCTGTATCTGTTGGTGATTATACCGATTTTTATGCAAGTAAAGAACACGCAACTAATGTAGGGTCTTTATTTCGTGATCCTGAAAATGCCTTATTACCAAACTGGTTGCATATTCCTATTGGCTACCACGGTAGAAGTTCATCTATTATTCCTTCAGGAACTCCTGTGCGTCGCCCTGTTGGGCAACAAAAACCTAGCGAAGGGAGTACAACACCAAATTTCGGGGCTTCAAAACTGTTAGATTTTGAATTAGAAATGGCTTTTATTACTACAGTGGCAAATGATTTAGGTGATAGAATCCCTATTCAAGATGCCGATGAATATATTTTCGGATTAGTTTTATTTAACGATTGGTCAGCACGTGATATTCAAGCTTGGGAATATGTTCCTTTAGGTCCATTTTTAGGAAAGAGCTTTGCCTCTACTATTTCTCCTTGGATTGTTACTTTAGATGCCTTAGCGCCTTTTAGAGTAGATAACCCAAAGAAGGTACATGAACCGTTACCGTATTTGAAAAAAGAAGGTAAAGATAGTTTTGATATCAATTTACAGATGGCTATTCAACCTGAAGGAAAAGAAGAAACCGTAGTTTGTAACTCCAATTTTAAATATATGTATTGGACTATGGCTCAGCAATTAGCACATCATACCATAAACGGCTGCCCTATAAACGCAGGAGATATGATGGGTTCAGGAACTATTTCAGGACCTACCAAAGATAGCTTTGGCTCTATGTTAGAGTTAACTTGGCGAGGGCAAAATCCATTAAAAATGAATGATGGCTCACATCGTAAATTTATAAACGATCACGATACTGTTATTATGCGTGGATATTCTAAAAACGATGAGGTTCGCATTGGTTTTGGAGAATGTATAGGTAAGGTTTTACCAGCTATTGAATTTTAG
- the glyA gene encoding serine hydroxymethyltransferase, protein MQKDHQIFDLIQEEKERQLNGLELIASENFVSEQVMEAQGSILTNKYAEGYPGKRYYGGCEVVDIIEQIAIDRAKELFGAEYVNVQPHSGSQANTAVFAACLKPGDTILGFDLSHGGHLTHGSPVNFSGKLYNPVFYGVDKETGKIDYKHLEAQAKEHKPKLIIAGASAYSRDMDFAKFREIADSVGAVLMADISHPAGLIAKGILSDPLPHCHIVTSTTHKTLRGPRGGIIMIGKDFENPFGLKLKSGKLKKMSTLINSAVFPGNQGGPLEHVIAAKAVAFGEALTDEFLEYQLQVKENAKAMAAAFVAKGYDIISGGTDNHMMLIDLRNKNITGKDAEIALGKADITVNKNMVPFDTESPFVTSGIRIGTPAITTRGLQEEDMQTVVNLIDDAIKNATNDEKLTEIAEQVQDLMQHRRLFIM, encoded by the coding sequence ATGCAAAAAGATCATCAAATATTCGATTTAATTCAAGAAGAGAAAGAACGTCAACTAAATGGTTTAGAGCTGATTGCTTCTGAAAACTTTGTAAGTGAACAAGTAATGGAAGCGCAAGGTTCTATTTTAACTAATAAATACGCAGAAGGATACCCAGGTAAACGTTACTACGGCGGGTGTGAAGTGGTTGATATTATAGAGCAAATAGCTATTGATAGAGCTAAAGAATTATTTGGTGCTGAATATGTAAATGTACAGCCACATTCAGGGTCGCAAGCAAACACTGCTGTTTTTGCTGCATGTTTAAAGCCTGGAGATACTATTTTAGGTTTTGATTTATCGCACGGAGGGCATTTAACACACGGTTCTCCAGTAAATTTTTCTGGTAAATTATATAACCCTGTTTTTTATGGTGTCGATAAAGAAACAGGTAAAATTGATTACAAGCATTTAGAAGCACAAGCAAAAGAGCATAAGCCAAAATTAATTATCGCAGGAGCTTCGGCATATTCTCGTGATATGGATTTTGCAAAATTTAGAGAGATTGCAGACAGTGTTGGTGCTGTTTTAATGGCTGATATTTCTCATCCTGCAGGTTTAATTGCTAAAGGAATTTTATCTGACCCGTTACCTCACTGTCATATTGTTACCTCAACGACACATAAAACCTTACGTGGACCACGCGGAGGAATTATTATGATTGGTAAAGATTTTGAAAATCCTTTTGGATTGAAATTAAAATCAGGGAAGTTAAAGAAAATGTCAACATTGATAAATTCTGCAGTTTTCCCTGGAAATCAAGGAGGACCTTTAGAGCACGTTATTGCAGCTAAAGCAGTTGCTTTTGGTGAAGCTTTAACCGATGAATTTTTAGAATATCAACTACAAGTAAAAGAAAATGCCAAAGCTATGGCAGCAGCTTTTGTAGCGAAAGGATATGATATTATTTCTGGAGGAACAGACAATCACATGATGTTGATTGATTTACGTAATAAAAACATCACAGGAAAAGATGCTGAAATTGCTTTAGGGAAAGCAGATATTACGGTAAATAAAAACATGGTTCCTTTTGATACAGAATCTCCTTTTGTAACTTCAGGAATACGTATTGGAACACCAGCAATTACAACCCGCGGATTGCAAGAAGAAGATATGCAAACCGTTGTTAATTTAATTGATGATGCGATTAAAAACGCAACAAATGATGAAAAGTTAACGGAAATAGCTGAGCAAGTTCAAGATTTAATGCAGCACCGAAGATTATTTATCATGTAA
- a CDS encoding cation:proton antiporter, which produces MNDIYVIATVLIFLSAIFGYINVRFLKLPNTIGLMILTIIFTLGVLLLSNFDPTLLNFEKSIISNIDFKTLLLDEMLSFLLFAGALHTNFDQLKIQRSPILLFSTLGVLTSTFLVGIAMFFALQLINLDVSFINCLLFGALISPTDPIAVLGILKKAGVPKKLETKIVGESLFNDGVGVVIFLTIFKIAESGTANVSAIDVLKLFGQEVIGGIGIGLVLGWITYRLLKSIDDFDIEVIITLATVMGGTVLCHHFHLSAPLAMVTAGLIVGNDTVRAHSMSETTERYVDKFWELLDILLNAVLFVLIGMEMLVLVIEGKFVLAGLLAIPICLICRYASLFLPIKIFEKKLDFVKNTDVIMTWGGLRGGISIALALGLSVSMERDLFLVITYIVVVFSIIAQGLTVDKLVKRLKE; this is translated from the coding sequence ATGAATGATATTTATGTAATAGCCACCGTACTAATTTTTTTATCCGCAATATTCGGATATATCAATGTCCGATTTTTAAAACTACCCAATACGATTGGATTAATGATTTTAACTATCATTTTTACTTTAGGCGTATTATTATTAAGTAATTTTGACCCAACATTATTAAATTTTGAAAAATCTATCATTTCAAATATTGATTTTAAAACGTTGCTTTTAGATGAAATGCTAAGTTTCTTACTTTTCGCAGGAGCGTTACACACCAATTTTGACCAATTAAAAATACAACGAAGTCCCATTTTATTGTTTTCAACATTAGGCGTTTTAACCTCAACATTTTTAGTAGGAATTGCCATGTTTTTTGCATTGCAACTTATTAATTTAGATGTTAGTTTTATCAATTGTTTGTTATTCGGAGCATTAATTTCGCCAACCGACCCAATTGCTGTATTAGGGATATTAAAAAAAGCAGGAGTTCCGAAGAAATTAGAAACAAAAATAGTAGGAGAATCATTATTTAATGATGGTGTAGGTGTGGTTATTTTTTTAACAATTTTTAAAATTGCCGAATCAGGAACAGCAAATGTAAGTGCAATAGATGTATTAAAACTTTTTGGGCAAGAAGTAATAGGAGGAATCGGAATTGGGCTTGTTTTAGGTTGGATAACCTATCGATTGTTAAAATCGATTGATGATTTTGATATTGAAGTTATCATCACTTTAGCAACGGTAATGGGCGGAACTGTTTTGTGTCATCATTTCCATTTATCAGCACCATTAGCGATGGTTACCGCAGGTTTAATTGTAGGAAATGATACGGTAAGAGCGCACTCAATGTCGGAAACTACCGAGAGATATGTTGATAAATTCTGGGAGTTATTAGACATCTTATTAAACGCCGTTTTATTTGTATTGATAGGAATGGAAATGTTAGTGTTAGTAATAGAAGGTAAGTTTGTATTGGCTGGTTTATTAGCAATTCCTATTTGTTTAATATGCCGTTATGCGTCGTTATTTTTGCCGATAAAAATATTTGAAAAGAAACTAGATTTCGTAAAAAATACCGATGTAATTATGACATGGGGAGGTTTGCGAGGCGGAATATCAATTGCTTTAGCTTTAGGATTATCAGTAAGTATGGAAAGAGACTTGTTTTTGGTGATTACCTATATTGTAGTGGTTTTTTCGATAATAGCACAAGGTTTAACTGTGGATAAATTAGTAAAAAGATTAAAGGAATAA
- a CDS encoding reverse transcriptase domain-containing protein has translation MDKKKQKDWFKDRGYPHFSNKTPLSVRKKVKSYVSNPKKVAKHSFLPLIFKEIKQRRYKESNFGVENNNEIRRSHKKLKDGKIISNTKIREILYATHIDAHVYSYYTQKIITPKYEAYLSKNELLSKAITAYRRIETDDKLKFKNNVHFAKDVFDEIKKRQNCVALVLDIENFFPSLNHKKLKLIWAKILGYKTLPKNHYNLFKATTRFSYVKLNDLKTKNNHFDEKELAKHRKSGKNTFFENIHGLLDSDIIIHKNQKKNKNNNESIGIPQGLPISALLANMYMLPFDEAIINELTLKHGVFYRRYSDDIVVLCDENLIDFVQKFIIDEVQKIDLTISAEKTEMTLFKTHNNRLQSFKINQDNLKENVPLNYLGFEFYGYQTLLKSKNLAQFYREMKQTVKRKHKRVEYLKEKLLLDEAPLFKRKLYRLYSFKGVKSREIGLKRKRKFRGNYLRYAYRASDDLNAPEIKRQLRNHWRILQKSIHKYDFSNIDYKKTST, from the coding sequence ATGGATAAGAAAAAACAAAAAGATTGGTTTAAAGACAGAGGATATCCGCATTTTTCGAATAAAACGCCATTATCTGTTAGAAAGAAAGTTAAAAGCTATGTTTCTAATCCTAAAAAAGTAGCAAAACATTCTTTTTTGCCTTTGATTTTTAAGGAAATTAAACAACGTAGATATAAAGAATCTAATTTTGGTGTTGAAAATAATAACGAAATCAGGCGTTCTCACAAGAAGTTAAAAGACGGTAAGATTATTTCTAATACAAAAATTAGAGAAATTTTATACGCAACTCATATAGACGCTCATGTGTATTCGTATTATACTCAAAAAATAATTACGCCAAAATATGAAGCTTATTTAAGTAAAAACGAATTGCTTTCTAAGGCAATAACCGCTTACCGACGAATTGAAACCGACGATAAATTAAAATTTAAAAACAACGTTCATTTTGCCAAAGATGTTTTTGATGAAATTAAAAAGCGTCAAAATTGTGTTGCCTTGGTTTTAGATATTGAAAACTTCTTCCCTTCTTTAAATCATAAAAAATTAAAATTAATTTGGGCAAAAATACTCGGTTATAAAACCTTACCAAAAAATCATTATAATCTTTTTAAAGCAACCACACGGTTTTCTTACGTGAAATTAAACGATTTAAAAACAAAGAATAATCATTTTGATGAAAAGGAATTAGCAAAACATCGCAAAAGCGGAAAAAACACTTTTTTTGAGAATATACACGGACTTTTAGATTCTGATATTATTATTCATAAAAATCAAAAGAAGAATAAAAATAATAATGAATCCATTGGTATTCCGCAGGGTTTGCCGATAAGTGCCTTACTTGCTAATATGTATATGTTGCCTTTTGATGAAGCTATCATAAATGAATTAACGCTTAAACACGGTGTTTTTTACAGAAGATATTCTGATGATATTGTTGTTTTATGTGATGAAAACCTCATCGATTTTGTTCAAAAATTTATTATTGATGAGGTTCAAAAAATTGATTTGACAATTTCAGCTGAAAAAACAGAAATGACTTTGTTTAAAACGCACAATAACAGGCTTCAATCTTTTAAAATAAATCAAGATAATTTAAAAGAAAATGTTCCGTTAAACTATTTAGGTTTTGAGTTTTATGGCTATCAAACTTTACTTAAATCGAAGAATTTAGCACAATTTTACCGAGAAATGAAACAAACCGTAAAAAGAAAACATAAAAGAGTAGAATATCTTAAAGAAAAATTATTGTTAGATGAAGCGCCTTTATTTAAGCGAAAATTATATCGATTGTATAGTTTTAAAGGTGTGAAGTCTAGAGAAATTGGATTAAAAAGAAAGCGAAAATTTAGAGGGAATTATTTACGCTACGCATATAGAGCTTCGGATGATTTAAATGCTCCTGAAATAAAACGGCAACTACGTAATCATTGGAGGATATTACAAAAAAGTATTCATAAATACGATTTTTCAAATATTGATTATAAAAAAACCTCAACTTGA
- a CDS encoding 1-acyl-sn-glycerol-3-phosphate acyltransferase, giving the protein MISKFIFTKIFGWKFNGEFPKELKKYVLIGAPHTSWKDFMVGLFSKNITRTKLNFAGKKSLFKPPFGLFFKALGGVPIDRSKSANVVDAIIDVFNTKEEFRLAISPEGTRQFVEKWKTGFYYIAQGANVPIVMLGFDFENKEVKLSKPFYTTGDIKADFEHFYQFYKNIKGENPELFNNKSFI; this is encoded by the coding sequence ATGATATCAAAATTTATATTTACTAAAATTTTTGGTTGGAAATTTAACGGTGAATTTCCCAAAGAACTTAAAAAATACGTGTTAATCGGCGCACCTCATACAAGTTGGAAAGATTTTATGGTTGGGTTATTTTCAAAAAACATTACCCGTACAAAACTTAATTTCGCAGGTAAAAAATCATTATTTAAACCGCCTTTTGGCTTGTTTTTTAAAGCTCTTGGTGGAGTTCCTATCGATAGAAGCAAAAGCGCCAACGTGGTAGATGCTATTATTGATGTTTTTAATACAAAAGAGGAGTTCAGATTGGCAATATCGCCAGAAGGAACAAGGCAATTTGTAGAGAAATGGAAAACAGGTTTTTATTATATCGCACAAGGGGCAAACGTGCCGATTGTTATGCTTGGTTTCGATTTTGAGAACAAAGAAGTAAAATTATCTAAACCCTTTTACACAACAGGCGATATAAAAGCAGATTTTGAGCATTTTTATCAATTTTATAAAAATATCAAAGGTGAAAACCCTGAATTATTCAATAATAAATCTTTTATATAA
- a CDS encoding DEAD/DEAH box helicase, with product MPKQFSDLGINKELQQGLVALKITVPTDVQKKTIPVILNQKEDVVVLAKTGTGKTASFGLPLLQRINTDKTNIQTLILAPTRELGQQIHANLVSFATNMPEISIASVCGGIPIKPQMERLKETTHIVVATPGRLVDLVKRGAINIKEIKHFVLDEADEMITALKEEVDSIIKEIPNSKNRRTFLFTATMSGVIKQLVQNYMAKNVVNIQADMATVGHQGIEHQYVVVKPIEKLEVLLHFLNSKEGQRGIIFCKTKAAVNKLAKNLAINKFSSGAIHGSLTQGIRDRIMGQFREGYIDILVATDLAARGIDVKDVSYVVNYHLPDTYDAYVHRSGRTARAGAKGLSLTILQEDEVKDIADFEKELEIVFKPFKKANAQSIEENNSLLWAKKIFKTKPNRNVSEDFKSKIKTIFHHLTKEELVDKILANHLNESNKTPNKSK from the coding sequence ATGCCAAAACAATTTTCAGATTTAGGAATTAACAAAGAATTACAACAGGGTTTAGTTGCTTTAAAAATTACTGTTCCAACAGATGTACAGAAAAAAACAATCCCTGTTATTCTAAATCAAAAAGAAGATGTTGTTGTTTTAGCAAAAACAGGAACAGGAAAAACCGCTTCCTTCGGATTGCCTCTATTACAACGTATTAATACAGATAAGACCAACATACAAACCTTAATATTAGCTCCTACAAGAGAATTAGGACAGCAGATTCATGCAAATTTAGTGTCTTTTGCTACGAATATGCCTGAAATAAGTATCGCTTCTGTATGCGGAGGGATTCCTATAAAACCTCAAATGGAGCGTTTAAAAGAAACCACACATATTGTAGTGGCAACTCCAGGGCGTTTGGTCGATTTAGTGAAGCGTGGTGCTATCAATATCAAAGAAATAAAGCATTTTGTTTTAGATGAAGCCGATGAAATGATAACCGCTTTAAAAGAGGAGGTTGATAGCATTATTAAAGAAATTCCAAATTCTAAAAATAGAAGAACTTTTCTATTTACCGCAACCATGTCGGGGGTTATAAAACAATTGGTTCAAAATTATATGGCTAAAAATGTTGTAAATATCCAAGCAGATATGGCAACGGTTGGGCATCAAGGAATCGAGCATCAATATGTAGTGGTGAAGCCTATTGAAAAACTAGAAGTGTTACTTCATTTTTTAAATTCAAAAGAAGGACAGCGTGGTATTATCTTCTGTAAAACCAAAGCGGCGGTTAATAAATTAGCGAAGAACTTAGCGATTAATAAATTTTCATCAGGAGCAATTCACGGTAGCTTAACCCAAGGGATTCGTGACCGAATTATGGGACAATTCAGAGAAGGTTATATTGATATTTTAGTCGCTACCGATTTAGCGGCTCGTGGTATTGACGTAAAAGATGTTTCTTATGTGGTTAATTATCATTTACCAGATACATATGATGCTTACGTACACCGAAGCGGAAGAACGGCAAGAGCAGGAGCAAAGGGGCTTTCTTTAACCATTTTACAAGAAGATGAGGTGAAAGATATTGCAGATTTCGAAAAGGAATTAGAAATTGTTTTTAAACCGTTTAAAAAAGCAAATGCACAAAGTATCGAAGAAAATAATAGCTTACTATGGGCGAAAAAAATCTTTAAAACAAAACCCAATAGAAATGTTTCTGAAGATTTTAAATCAAAAATAAAAACAATATTTCATCATTTAACAAAAGAGGAATTAGTTGATAAAATTTTAGCAAATCATCTTAATGAATCGAATAAAACACCAAATAAATCAAAATAA
- a CDS encoding cold-shock protein, with the protein MAKSQQSFNKNEKEKKRLKKREDKRKKMEARKADIRENGKTGIEFAYTDAYGNLSSTPPDPEQQKLVINAEDIQVSVPKTLEGDKEAFDPVRKGTVSFFDSSKGFGFIIDSADQEKYFTHVSGIIDQISENDKVSFELEKGMKGMNAVKVTLVK; encoded by the coding sequence ATGGCAAAATCTCAGCAATCATTTAACAAGAATGAAAAAGAGAAAAAGCGTTTAAAAAAACGTGAAGATAAAAGAAAAAAAATGGAAGCTCGTAAGGCTGATATTAGAGAAAATGGTAAAACAGGAATTGAATTTGCATATACAGATGCTTATGGGAATTTATCATCTACTCCTCCAGACCCAGAACAACAGAAACTTGTTATTAACGCTGAAGATATTCAAGTAAGCGTTCCTAAAACTTTAGAAGGCGATAAAGAAGCGTTTGACCCTGTAAGAAAAGGAACAGTATCATTTTTTGATTCATCTAAAGGATTCGGCTTTATTATCGATTCGGCTGATCAAGAAAAATATTTTACACACGTAAGTGGTATTATTGACCAAATCTCTGAAAATGACAAAGTAAGTTTTGAACTTGAAAAAGGGATGAAAGGGATGAATGCAGTAAAAGTAACTTTAGTTAAATAA
- a CDS encoding type 1 glutamine amidotransferase domain-containing protein yields the protein MILISSCKTANNNNSEAKKMNILFVLTSHDKLGNTDKKTGFWVEEFASPYYALLDKGATITIATPKGGVAPIDPSSDSPDTATKATERFNKDVAVKTKIANTEVLSSINADDFDAVFYPGGHGPLWDLAEDVASIALIEDFNNQNKPIAFVCHAPAALKEVKNVDGTPLVNGKKVTGFTNSEEQAVGLTDIVPFLVEDMLTKNGGIYSKKDNWNAYAIQDGNLITGQNPASSELVADKLINSLK from the coding sequence ATGATTTTAATATCAAGCTGTAAAACAGCAAACAATAATAATTCTGAAGCTAAAAAAATGAACATTTTATTTGTTTTAACATCACATGATAAATTAGGAAATACGGATAAAAAAACAGGGTTTTGGGTAGAAGAATTTGCTTCTCCATATTACGCTTTGTTAGATAAGGGTGCTACAATTACCATTGCAACACCAAAAGGAGGCGTTGCCCCTATTGACCCAAGTAGCGATTCGCCTGACACTGCTACAAAAGCAACCGAGCGTTTTAATAAAGACGTTGCTGTAAAAACGAAAATTGCAAATACAGAAGTATTATCAAGTATCAATGCTGATGATTTTGATGCTGTTTTTTATCCAGGCGGACACGGTCCTTTATGGGATTTAGCAGAAGATGTTGCTTCGATAGCGTTAATTGAAGATTTCAACAATCAAAATAAACCGATTGCTTTTGTATGTCACGCTCCTGCGGCTTTAAAAGAAGTTAAAAACGTCGACGGCACTCCTTTGGTAAATGGTAAAAAAGTTACAGGATTCACCAATTCTGAAGAACAAGCTGTTGGGCTTACCGATATTGTTCCTTTTTTAGTGGAAGATATGCTAACTAAAAATGGAGGTATTTATTCTAAAAAAGACAATTGGAATGCTTACGCAATACAAGATGGTAATTTAATTACAGGACAAAATCCAGCATCTTCTGAATTAGTAGCTGATAAATTAATAAATAGCTTAAAATAA